In the genome of Vicia villosa cultivar HV-30 ecotype Madison, WI linkage group LG7, Vvil1.0, whole genome shotgun sequence, one region contains:
- the LOC131620010 gene encoding uncharacterized protein LOC131620010, producing the protein MAPPQYIINAHVFGETYDNEEVGFLFRNTEVKRFCLSRKANFSYFKGGLETKLAMGGVSQIFYQYRFLRGDNPVKFIQVEIKDDEDMQNMFANHEYSGYKCIELYVTLPEVQPPQMVQSQVIDALGDEQAEVDVVDEEEEAPEIEVDNLVNEESEDEPEVVVPRDQVHMPPVHMRNLNFDGDDEPSTDIFYDPYTQTNQRLKVGDKFRSKESCIMAIKRFHMANNVDFRVDRANVERYKIYCRNTDCGFRLHASYRKRSDSWVIGYISQDHTCVNTNVSQDHRKLSYDIICQEILPLVEKDPSLKVKTIISHIVATYNYTPSYRKAWLAKTKAIEVVYGNWEDSYKRLPHFLYALQIYAPGTVTILETLPAQSPDGTSLQGNVIFHRLFWAFRPCVQGFSYCKPILQIDGTWLYGKYKGTMLMVVAQDGNSNIFPVAFALVEGETAGGWGFFLINLRTHVAPQPGLCLISDRHAAIESAYNNLANGWQNPTSTHVYCIRHIAQIFMREIKDRALRKTLVNAGYALTQPTFQYYRHEIVAANPDAGRWVDNLAREKWTRSYDNGKQWGHMTTNLVESMNGVFKGIKHLPITALVEATYYRMASLFARRGFRGAGPLDPPHPFFQDKPWF; encoded by the exons ATGGCCCCTCCACAATACATTATCAACGCTCATGTTTTTGGCGAGACCTATGACAACGAAGAAGTTGGTTTTCTGTTTAGAAACACTGAGGTCAAACGATTTTGTTTAAGCAGAAAAGCAAATTTCAGTTACTTCAAAGGGGGATTAGAGACGAAGCTTGCAATGGGTGGTGTATCCCAGATTTTTTACCAATATCGATTTCTTCGTGGAGACAACCCGGTCAAGTTTATCCAAGTTGAGATCAAAGACGATGAAGACATGCAGAATATGTTTGCCAATCATGAGTATTCTGGTTACAAATGCATAGAACTGTATGTTACTCTACCAGAAGTTCAACCCCCGCAAATGGTTCAGTCACAAGTCATTGATGCACTTGGAGACGAGCAAGCAGAGGTCGACGttgtagatgaagaagaagaagcaccggaAATAGAAGTTGATAACCTGGTAAACGAGGAAAGTGAAGATGAACCGGAAGTTGTTGTACCACGAGATCAAGTGCATATGCCTCCAGTGCACATGAGGAACCTGAATTTTGATGGGGATGACGAACCATCGACTGATATTTTCTATGATCCATACACCCAAACAAATCAACGGTTAAAAGTAGGAGACAAATTTCGTTCTAAGGAGTCATGTATCATGGCCATAAAAAGATTTCATATGGCAAACAATGTTGATTTTAGAGTTGATCGCGCCAATGTCGAAAGGTACAAAATTTACTGTAGAAACACTGattgtggattcaggttgcatgcatcatacaggaAAAGAAGTGACTCATGGGTTATAGGATATATTTCCCAAGATCACACATGTGTTAACACAAATGTTTCACAAGATCACCGTAAGCTAAGTTATGACATCATTTGTCAAGAAATCTTGCCTTTAGTTGAAAAAGATCCATCGTTAAAGGTGAAAACGATAATCTCTCATATCGTTGCAACGTACAACTACACTCCGTCTTATAGAAAGGCGTGGCTGGCGAAGACCAAGGCGATCGAAGTTGTGTATGGAAATTGGGAGGATTCGTATAAACGACTCCCACATTTCTTATATGCGCTTCAAATTTATGCTCCTGGAACTGTTACTATTTTAGAGACCCTTCCGGCGCAATCTCCAGACGGAACATCACTTCAAGGAAATGTGATATTCCACAGGCTCTTCTGGGCTTTCCGCCCATGTGTACAAGGATTTTCATATtgcaaaccaattcttcaaatagaTGGAACTTGGTTGTACGGAAAATATAAAGGCACCATGTTGATGGTTGTGGCTCAAGACGGAAATAGTAACATCTTTCCTGTTGCTTTCGCTCTTGTGGAAGGAGAAACTGCTGgaggttggggtttctttctcataaatcttcggACACACGTTGCCCCCCAACCTGGACTTTGCTTGATTTCAGACAGACATGCTGCCATCGAGAGTGCGTACAACAATCTAGCAAACGGGTGGCAAAACCCTACATCAACGCATGTTTACTGTATTCGACACATCGCACAAATTTTCATGCGGGAGATAAAGGACAGGGCTCTTCGGAAGACTCTTGTCAATGCCGGATATGCGTTGACTCAACCGACGTTCCAATATTATCGACATGAAATTGTAgcggcaaatccagatgcaggcagaTGGGTAGACAATCTTGCTAGAGAGAAATGGACCAGATCATACGACAATGGGAAGCAATGGGGGCACATGACTACGAATCTTGTGGAGTCTATGAACGGGGTGTTTAAGGGCATCAAACACCTTCCGATTACTGCCTTGGTGGAagcaacatactataggatggCTTCTCTTTTCGCAAGAAGAG GTTTTAGGGGTGCAGGGCCTTTAGACCCGCCCCACcctttttttcaagacaaaccaTGGTTTTAG